CGACACCGCGTCCTGATACACCGCCAGCAATTGATTCAGATCCCTGGCTTCCAGGATGCGCAAGCGGTTCATCCACCCGGGGGGTGCTGGCCGTGTTCTATCACCTGGCGCACCCTCCTGCTTGTCGGGGGCCTACGCCGGGGTGAATTTCTGTTCCGCCAGCCATGCTCTCTCACGATCCTTGTCATGCGCATGCGGTGATGTACATTTGAGATGTCACAGAGGGAAGATTCCCCCTACTGCCACCCCGATCGATGCTCACCGGATCTGAACTGCTCGCCAAGGTCAAGGAACTTGGTGATGTGACCAAATCGGAGATCGTCCGCGCCTGCGGTTACGTCTCCACCAAGAAGGATGGGGGAGAGCGCCTCAACTTTACGGCGTTCTATGAAGCCCTGCTGGAGGCCAAGGGTGTTGAGCTCGGCGGTTCCGGCAAGGTCGGCAAGGGTGGACGCAAGCTCAGCTACGTGGCCACCGTTCAGGGCAACGGCAACCTGCTGATCGGCAAGGCCTACACCGCCCTGCTGGACCTGAAGCCCGGTGACGAGTTCGAGATCAAGCTGGGCCGCAAGCAGATCCGCCTCATCCCCGCCGGCTCCACCGACGAAGACGAGGATTGATCCGTCCCACTCCCTGACATCCGGCCGGGAGCCGGCGCCGCCTGCCAGTCGCCACCGGGCTTCTGGCAGGCTTTGTTGTGGTTCTGGAGCTTCGGCCCGTGATGCAGTCCTGGTTCAGACGCGCCGCCGTGGCGCTGCTCATCATCGGTCTGGTTGTGTCGCTTCCGGTGCAGGCCGCTTCAGCAGCGCTGCCTGCGGCCGATGGAGCCAGGCTGTTTGAGAATCATTGCGCCGGTTGTCACCTCAACGGCGGCAACATCATCCGCCGCCGCAAGACTCTCCGGCTGGCTGCCCTGGAGCGCCAGGGGGTGGCTTCGGAGCAGGCGATCGCGGCCATCGCCGCGGCCGGTGTGGGCCAGATGGGTGGCTACGGCGATGTGCTCGGAGACGACGGCGTTGTGGCCGTGGCCCGCTGGGTGTGGGAGCAGGCCCAGGCGGGCTGGCCGCGCAGCTGACAGCCGCGGCA
This sequence is a window from Cyanobium sp. PCC 7001. Protein-coding genes within it:
- a CDS encoding AbrB family transcriptional regulator: MLTGSELLAKVKELGDVTKSEIVRACGYVSTKKDGGERLNFTAFYEALLEAKGVELGGSGKVGKGGRKLSYVATVQGNGNLLIGKAYTALLDLKPGDEFEIKLGRKQIRLIPAGSTDEDED
- a CDS encoding c-type cytochrome, translating into MQSWFRRAAVALLIIGLVVSLPVQAASAALPAADGARLFENHCAGCHLNGGNIIRRRKTLRLAALERQGVASEQAIAAIAAAGVGQMGGYGDVLGDDGVVAVARWVWEQAQAGWPRS